TGAATGTGATAAAATTACCACACCAGCTGTCATTAGCCTGATTGGatagtttctttgtttgaataccgtttttttaataatagattaTACTAAATAtagatttacttacttactagaAGAAGTATTTGACGACCGATTCGCGCAGttggtagcgaccctgctttgtgagcccaaggctatgggttcgattcccacaactcgaagTTTGTGTGAATTAaggtttttcagtatctgggtgtttatatgtatattattcataaaaaaaatatattcatcagtcatcttactacccgtaacacaagttaagcttactttggggctagatgacgatgtgtgtattgtgtagtatatttattattatttattatgcaaattatataaattattattttgcaaaGGTAGACCACCTTGCATACAGTGTTCCCCTCAGACAGTATTTTCCTTTGAGAGATCCTCTTATGCGACACAAAACATGAGTACTTTAAAGgcaaaaaatgaaatttttgattTCTTATATACGTAAAGAAAGAATAGTCGATATTGGCCTTTTTTCCGCGGTTTCAGAAGAATAGACTAATATCGACTCCGCTGCCTCTGCTACGCTCCCTTAGAATCCATCCAGtccatattaattattagtcacagatagttagtaatattttttcattcacaGGATCGTCATTCCCCAAAGCAAAACCAACTTTGGCTATGCGACGCGTGGTATGGTTCGCACTAATTCGCCTGTTGTTTCTACCCGCGTTATACCAGTGGTGGGCGCAACAAACTTCACCGGCCTGTGCCAAATTCCTGCTGGCTTTGTGGCTTCTACAAGTGATCAACATATCTATAAACTTTATGGCACCTGCGTCTATAGACATTGATGTAAGTTACTGAGTATACTTAAGCTTAGATTTATAATTAcaagatataattattaattacaatcGAAATTGCCTAAAATGcttaaagatttataaaatacttactttaacaAAGGAGTAAATTTGATAGGAGCCATGAACTCTGCGCGACGCGATTTTCTTCAGAATAGAAATGTATTTAGTTTTTCCAGCTTTTTGTCGCTTTTCTTACTTAAATTAAGGCTATGTTCCTATCCAGAATGCCAAGTTTTATCAATATCATAACATCGACTGACATAATATGAGCTTGATGAAACTTGCGAATCGTGAGAGGCAGATTTGCATTCTAATATTAGCACGTATTAAGAAAGGACATGATGAGTTGTGACTAACGCTTTCCAAAAAAGTGTTTACTGTTCCGGGAAGCGTCGCCAATCAAGCTTAAAAACAGTCTAAGTACATTATCGTTTTTCAGTCACATTGCTGGATTGTGCCACTCGGTTTGATGATCGTGCTGTGTATAGTTCACTCGCAAATTGTCAGCACAACGGAACTGGAGTTAGCAAGAGTGCGACCGAGATCGCAATATCGACGAAAGTTACCGCGATATTTCAGGTAGGCTATAATGTCAGTGTTGAAATTTGAAACCAACTTATTTTAGATTAAGCCGTTGATAATGAACTAGGTCACATTTATTTAAAGGTATACGCCTAAACGAACCAAGCCCCCAGTTTCTGCAATGCGCGCCTGATAGGTACCACTTTATTTTCTGATCCATCCTGATTTGGCGCAACCTagcttaggttaggttaggaacattattataacctatttaatgGTGCGGTTAAAACGAAAGCGTGAGCGAAGCCTGTTGTAGGTAATAAACCAACTATAGTGGATATATTGAAGGATGGCGTGATAACGCTATCGCATCACGTGATCTTCTAATATTCTGATTAGCCTGCAGAAGCCCTAGATATGTCCGCTCAACCAAGTCAAAACGCACCTAAAGATAGGATTTTATTCGCCAACTTAATTAGTGGCAAATCGTTCGATTGGTATGACAGAAAAGCGCGTTCTGATTGCGATGGTGGAAGCGGTGGCGGCTCAGCTGAGAGCGGCGCAACATCGAGTCAAAGCAAAACGCCTGTCACAAAACCCTTCAAATTCAGACGACGACTTCCGCGCACCGACTCCACAGATACGGGCCTTAGGTAATTAATACTAATCGATTTCATAATTTGAACATTTATCGTAATatcatttaaagaaaaaatggtTTCTTTTGCGttcattatttgtttattagatAAGTTtcgattttcttatttattcatttctaTTTATAAGGTAgctgtttaattaatattatatcttcAAGTTACTCGGATAACATTAATTACCATGTGTTATGATCATCAATAATATCTCATAATCTTTGAAGCGCGcagtaaaaatacaaaaccgGATTTAAGGTCAAATTGTGCAATAATATATGTACATCATCTCATTATAAACTTAGAATCGCACATACGCTCACTGTTTATGCTATTGTATGAAGTATGACATTAGtcctacttatatttatatggctatatatatttatcgtgTTAATAGTAGGAACTAGGAATTTGTCACCGTTGCAAAGTTCATACTTATATGTGGATCAAAAATAAAAGGCTGAGTATGTACGCAATAATTATATTGGCATACTCTTGTTTAACAAATAACTTTTACGTTTTACGATTTTTCAGAAAACGTAAAAAAGATCTGGTGAAAGATGCGGAGCCTGATTCAGAACCGATTACCAAAGATGAATCTGTACTTAGAACCAAAGCCAAGGATtctgatgatgaagattataTGTCTTGGAAAAAGCCTGATGCGACCGCCCCCATAGTTACGTTCACACCACCACCAGATGACGTGGCACCGGCGAGTTCATTTCGCTACAAACctaatattttaactaaaaaataccTGGAATTTTTGAATGGGCGACAAAACTTAAACCGCCCCATGTTTGCTGACGGAGACGATGGTTTCGAGAGTCTCAATGGGTACAACTCTAATGGTAGCGATGGAGATTGTCGCCAAAAAGAAACAGATCTTCAAAATAAACGACCTAATCGTGAGAAACTAGAAAAACCACTTGAAGCACAGTCATGTCCAAAACTCCCCTCAATGTTAaaagatgataataatgatgacgtCAGAAGCGTACAATGTGAAAATGTGAGTGCTTCTgcgaaagaaaataaagaagaagaGGAAAAGACAGTAGATGCCGACTCTGATAGTGCTATAACAACAACTAATCCTAATGTAGGAAAACGTATAGGAGTAAGATTTAGGAAATCTTGGACCAAAAAACCTATGCAACATGAATCGAGCGATGACGATTTTGGAAGCGtgaaaggaaaacaaaaggtaaaatatacatttaaaatttcaaataatatataaatcgattaaaaatatatgcagaTAAAATCCTTaaaatgtctatttatttacaataatgcCCTCTTAAACACTTATTATAGCGAACATTTAATAACTTTGAATTTCTATAACACTAGGTGATAGATGCAAGGAATTTACGACACAATAAAACAGGTAGTTATGGCGTTACAGAGAGTTCTGGCTGCATGTGTTGTGAACGTGTGTGAAACATCAGCTTCAAGTtacttcattattattaactagacaAATTTGTTTAGAAATTAGACAATTACCAGACATCATCATCCGAGGGAGAATGCTCAGCTTCCGCGCCATCCATCGCATTGCCTTCGCACCATACCATGTCAGACTGGGTTGGGCAAATCACTAAcagtaagattattattttataatgcgaCCTAAAGTGCGGTTAATTTATCCGCGgactaaatgtaaacaaacgtTTCAAACAAAGGTGAAAACAACTTTTCGGCATTTTGcaggaatttaaataaataaataaatatactaccagtctgagtgtttcctcaaaaattcaatctagggttattcaaggggcggacaaacaaattccttaaaagccggcaacgcatcggtggctcctctggtgctgcagatgtttatgggcggcggtgatcacttaccatcaggtgacccacttggtcgtttgcccgctattaatataaaaaaaaaattacgaccatacacacattgccgtctagctccaaagtaagcgtagcttgtgttatgactaAGAcgacttataaaatacagataaacacccagacactgaaaatcattaatgttcatcacagaaacattttccagttgtgggaatcgaagctacggccttggtctcagagagcaaggtcgctgcccactgcgccaatcggccgtccaaataaattttaattttagtcttgtttaaaaatatgaaagaaaGTACATATGTTGTTTACCTCTAAAATACTAAAGtaacttaacctaacctaatcttaAATGTTCACTACCTGTCATTTGTTTGTGTACATTCGGCCCGCGGATCAATTGGCCGTACATtagtactttattttatactgttatatattttttaacaatcattttttaatgtaacttaattattatagatTCAACAATTTGTTTTCATGTATGTAGGTGAAGAAAGTAGCTATGGATCTCAATCTGAAGCCGGACACTCGGACGTAGGATTTGATTACACGGGAGACAGTTCGTGGGATCCCTTCGCAATCCTAGATCCATCAAGCGACACAGGtgtgtacaataataatttatatactaattttataaaataatttatatactacgattacgcacacatcgccacttagccccaaagtaagcgtaacttgagttatgggtactgagatgactgatgaatatttttatatacatataaatacccagacactgaaaaacattcatgctcatcacacaaacattttacagttgtgggaatcgaacccaaggccttggactcagaaagcagggtcgctgcaaactgcgccaatctaccgtcctatataatgaatatcatatacatttaataacaatatttcttCTTGTACGTGACGCGCCGCGATTTCCGTTCAGTAAGTAGAGTAGTGAGATACTAAATTTATAGTTCGTTATAGATGGTAATaggtaatttatagtttaaagtAAACGCCCGAAACTAGCGAGTGTCCGTAACAATGCAGTGTGCGATGTCAGCGTTATTGCTGTAAATACAAATACGCCCTGGGTTTGGTCGTACAGGTATATAAATCGTTTGTGATTCTAATTATGAGTTAATGTAGATGTATAAACTTTCCAAAATGTACGAGTGGGCTAGAACA
This portion of the Pararge aegeria chromosome 14, ilParAegt1.1, whole genome shotgun sequence genome encodes:
- the LOC120629362 gene encoding protein phtf isoform X2; amino-acid sequence: MKHLAAWYQKKISSYDKEEWETMVEQLLMRGTYRRRIVDFSSHARSYLIDVDLVRGSSFPKAKPTLAMRRVVWFALIRLLFLPALYQWWAQQTSPACAKFLLALWLLQVINISINFMAPASIDIDSHCWIVPLGLMIVLCIVHSQIVSTTELELARVRPRSQYRRKLPRYFRKARSDCDGGSGGGSAESGATSSQSKTPVTKPFKFRRRLPRTDSTDTGLRKRKKDLVKDAEPDSEPITKDESVLRTKAKDSDDEDYMSWKKPDATAPIVTFTPPPDDVAPASSFRYKPNILTKKYLEFLNGRQNLNRPMFADGDDGFESLNGYNSNGSDGDCRQKETDLQNKRPNREKLEKPLEAQSCPKLPSMLKDDNNDDVRSVQCENVSASAKENKEEEEKTVDADSDSAITTTNPNVGKRIGVRFRKSWTKKPMQHESSDDDFGSVKGKQKVIDARNLRHNKTGEESSYGSQSEAGHSDVGFDYTGDSSWDPFAILDPSSDTVKCTMWERGSTLRAELSAVDISWYVVARAERAMAAEGCMWAGIVMAALVALVTPAIKLVQVAIEQDNRSEEELQTISLIGYIPSLVMNYTQHSVLCVFSGAFGDNVWEVISSILSCILRFALSGLVFFLLAVAERAYKQRFLYAKLFSHLTSARRARKSELPHFRLNTVRNIKTWLSTRSYLRRRGPQRSVDVIVSAAFMLTLTLLACVSAQLLRDSVTLESGWLLEAMVWSCCLGIYLMRLITVGSNVNRKYRGCLSAILTEQINLHLAIEQRPESKEQLTVANNVLKLAADLLKELDSPFKISGICANHYLYTITKVVILSALSGVLSEMLGFKLKLHKIKIK
- the LOC120629362 gene encoding protein PHTF1 isoform X1; protein product: MKHLAAWYQKKISSYDKEEWETMVEQLLMRGTYRRRIVDFSSHARSYLIDVDLVRGSSFPKAKPTLAMRRVVWFALIRLLFLPALYQWWAQQTSPACAKFLLALWLLQVINISINFMAPASIDIDSHCWIVPLGLMIVLCIVHSQIVSTTELELARVRPRSQYRRKLPRYFRKARSDCDGGSGGGSAESGATSSQSKTPVTKPFKFRRRLPRTDSTDTGLRKRKKDLVKDAEPDSEPITKDESVLRTKAKDSDDEDYMSWKKPDATAPIVTFTPPPDDVAPASSFRYKPNILTKKYLEFLNGRQNLNRPMFADGDDGFESLNGYNSNGSDGDCRQKETDLQNKRPNREKLEKPLEAQSCPKLPSMLKDDNNDDVRSVQCENVSASAKENKEEEEKTVDADSDSAITTTNPNVGKRIGVRFRKSWTKKPMQHESSDDDFGSVKGKQKKLDNYQTSSSEGECSASAPSIALPSHHTMSDWVGQITNSEESSYGSQSEAGHSDVGFDYTGDSSWDPFAILDPSSDTVKCTMWERGSTLRAELSAVDISWYVVARAERAMAAEGCMWAGIVMAALVALVTPAIKLVQVAIEQDNRSEEELQTISLIGYIPSLVMNYTQHSVLCVFSGAFGDNVWEVISSILSCILRFALSGLVFFLLAVAERAYKQRFLYAKLFSHLTSARRARKSELPHFRLNTVRNIKTWLSTRSYLRRRGPQRSVDVIVSAAFMLTLTLLACVSAQLLRDSVTLESGWLLEAMVWSCCLGIYLMRLITVGSNVNRKYRGCLSAILTEQINLHLAIEQRPESKEQLTVANNVLKLAADLLKELDSPFKISGICANHYLYTITKVVILSALSGVLSEMLGFKLKLHKIKIK